A genomic segment from Arcobacter acticola encodes:
- a CDS encoding ABC transporter permease has product MLVFELVFKALSRSKSFSLIFILNFTLAIAALSYLQFFKSSIDTSLETKAKSLLGADLVISSRFPISSEQIEELKNKLPSIKSFNQGISTVSMIASDKRARLMELVKVDIGFPYYGGLVFSDKSTYPQGIEIPKANEIWVYQEVLDLLDLKLGEQVKIGKENFIIKKVIESDSLKAVSFSGFMPKIYISQEGLEKTELLQFGSTARYKLNYLFEENFSNDKLEEIENNLEKDIDQNLRALSPNDGKDRLLSVLNFITNFLSLVSLVSFFLGLVGLIYLYSGFLRKHQNDITILSDIGLSKRKLTLVYLLHLFVLIIISSVIVFSLISISAQFLGPIIQKLVDFEFDFSLDYYFFLKSSLILLLLSLSIGLPLILPMLQRQRSSFFKIILSFVPFLALLLLLSNFVTPSKNIGFYFAIAVLGLIILFFTIGSFLLKKFDFSGHLENLSLSLAIKNITRQNRTSLTLFTAILLCTTFFSLIPQVGSSLSSALTSSVEERPRFFVIDAKEEQLKDLEEQVNKEGAKLENISPMIRGQVIKINDIDFTKHSVLNGDEKLKNDKNELKNSTVNLSYRSKLKQSEEIIEGVEFSGVYDSKDFSKPIELSVEKNYASRRGIKLGDHIVFDVLGLEIETKVVNIRTVKWTEFVPNFFFILQEGAINDAPKTILATISSGDYDAQQMLIKLSDLFPSLTVIDVKNLFETFADLVKNVTKITDNMSIYSIIIGLLMSFIIIQYQMNLQKNNILRLKMIGVKNKTIKNSFLIEFGLISFSASSLGIVFGSIASYYISALLFESYWDFRPDILIIYFLFIPILTILIVSFFTSKMIHQKENILFGE; this is encoded by the coding sequence AGTATTGATACTTCTTTAGAAACAAAAGCAAAAAGTTTGTTAGGAGCTGATTTAGTTATATCTTCTAGATTTCCAATTAGTTCTGAACAAATAGAAGAGCTTAAAAACAAACTTCCTTCAATTAAAAGCTTTAATCAAGGTATCTCAACTGTTTCTATGATAGCTTCAGATAAAAGAGCTAGATTGATGGAGCTTGTAAAAGTAGATATTGGTTTTCCGTATTATGGTGGATTAGTTTTTTCTGATAAATCTACTTATCCACAAGGTATAGAAATACCAAAGGCAAACGAAATTTGGGTTTATCAAGAAGTTTTAGATTTACTTGATTTAAAACTTGGTGAGCAAGTAAAAATTGGTAAAGAAAATTTTATTATCAAAAAAGTTATAGAATCAGATTCATTAAAAGCTGTAAGTTTTAGTGGATTTATGCCAAAAATATATATTAGTCAAGAAGGATTAGAAAAAACAGAGCTTTTACAGTTTGGCTCAACGGCAAGATATAAATTAAACTATCTTTTTGAAGAGAATTTTTCCAATGACAAATTAGAAGAGATTGAAAATAATTTGGAAAAAGATATTGATCAGAATCTAAGGGCACTATCTCCAAATGATGGTAAAGATAGATTATTAAGTGTTCTAAATTTTATTACAAACTTCTTGTCTTTAGTTTCACTTGTTTCATTCTTTTTAGGACTTGTTGGGCTTATTTATTTATATTCAGGATTTTTGAGAAAACATCAAAATGATATAACAATTTTAAGTGATATAGGGCTAAGTAAAAGAAAGTTAACTCTTGTATATCTTTTACATTTATTTGTATTAATCATAATTTCAAGTGTAATAGTTTTTTCTCTAATATCAATTTCAGCTCAATTTTTAGGTCCAATCATACAAAAACTTGTTGATTTTGAATTTGATTTTTCACTTGATTATTATTTCTTTTTAAAATCTTCATTAATACTTTTATTACTAAGTTTAAGTATTGGTCTACCTTTGATTTTACCAATGTTACAAAGACAAAGAAGTAGTTTTTTCAAAATAATACTGAGTTTTGTACCATTTTTAGCACTTTTATTACTATTATCAAACTTTGTTACACCTTCTAAAAATATAGGATTTTACTTTGCTATTGCAGTATTAGGCTTAATCATTTTATTTTTTACAATTGGATCTTTTTTATTAAAGAAATTTGATTTTTCAGGGCATTTAGAGAACTTATCTTTATCTTTGGCTATAAAGAATATCACTAGACAAAATAGAACTTCCCTTACTTTATTTACAGCAATTCTTTTATGTACAACATTTTTTAGTCTTATTCCTCAAGTTGGTTCTTCTTTATCAAGTGCTTTAACATCAAGCGTAGAAGAAAGACCTCGTTTTTTTGTTATTGATGCAAAAGAAGAACAGCTAAAAGATCTTGAAGAACAAGTTAATAAAGAAGGTGCAAAATTAGAAAATATTTCACCAATGATTAGAGGACAAGTTATTAAAATCAATGATATTGATTTTACAAAACACTCTGTACTAAATGGTGATGAAAAACTAAAAAATGATAAAAATGAACTAAAAAATAGTACTGTTAATTTATCATATAGAAGTAAACTAAAGCAAAGTGAAGAGATTATTGAAGGTGTTGAGTTTTCTGGTGTATATGACTCAAAAGACTTCTCAAAGCCAATAGAACTTAGTGTTGAAAAAAACTATGCAAGTAGAAGAGGTATTAAACTAGGTGACCACATTGTGTTTGATGTTTTAGGCTTAGAAATAGAAACAAAAGTTGTAAATATCAGAACTGTAAAATGGACAGAATTTGTACCAAACTTCTTTTTTATCTTACAAGAAGGTGCAATTAATGATGCTCCTAAAACTATATTAGCAACAATTTCATCAGGCGATTATGATGCCCAACAAATGCTTATAAAATTATCAGATTTATTCCCTTCATTAACTGTTATTGATGTAAAAAATTTATTTGAAACCTTTGCTGATCTTGTAAAAAATGTTACTAAAATAACTGATAATATGAGTATTTATTCTATTATTATTGGACTTCTTATGAGTTTTATTATTATTCAGTATCAAATGAATTTACAAAAAAACAATATTTTAAGACTAAAAATGATTGGAGTAAAAAACAAAACCATAAAAAACTCTTTTTTAATAGAATTTGGTTTAATTTCTTTTAGTGCTAGTAGCTTAGGAATTGTTTTTGGAAGTATTGCTTCTTATTATATAAGCGCCCTACTTTTTGAATCATATTGGGATTTTAGACCTGATATTCTAATAATATATTTTTTATTTATACCTATTTTAACAATCTTGATTGTAAGCTTTTTTACATCAAAAATGATTCATCAAAAAGAGAATATTCTTTTTGGTGAATAG